A DNA window from Anastrepha ludens isolate Willacy chromosome 6, idAnaLude1.1, whole genome shotgun sequence contains the following coding sequences:
- the LOC128866744 gene encoding cytochrome P450 6a8-like: MQYLALWIPFYLFIAAVTLLFVWWRKRLNYWADRGIIHEKPSLILGNLAGVGRTQTLRDPFRDFYEKYKHDAPFGGFYLSMRVGAVIFDLDLVRHILVKDFGNFSSRGAYYNEKDDPISAHVFNLDGTGWRNMRAKLTPTFTSAKMKFMFPTVVEVAKEFVKVLQQEVEQQNAGKANGATQSHKAQNAVTSDDALMQGIEVRDLLARFTTDVIGSCAFGLDCNSLHEPDTQFRVMGKKIFGERRHGRIVFGFAQAYPELSRKLGIKMTPDDISEFFQKVVHDTAAHREKEGVQRNDFMNLLLELKKQEDGLSLEQITAQAFVFFIAGFETSSSTMGFALYELALNQEIQAKARAEIETVLARFDGQFTYECMREMQYLHQIFCETLRKYSVASIIMRKTLNNYQVPNTKYVIEKGVVIVIPIDAIHRDPEIYPDPERFDPTRFEREAIAKRHPMAWLPFGEGPRNCIGLRFGKMQAMVGLALLLKHFKFTLAPKTKVPLEIKKESFVLASNDGIHLHVEPIASAK, encoded by the exons ATGCAATACTTGGCGCTTTGGATACCGTTTTACCTCTTCATTGCCGCCGTTACGCTGCTCTTCGTGTGGTGGCGTAAGCGTTTGAACTACTGGGCCGATCGTGGTATTATACACGAAAAACCGTCCTTGATCCTTGGCAATTTAGCCGGCGTAGGACGTACTCAGACACTACGCGACCCGTTTCGCGATTTCTATGAGAAATATAAACATGACGCACCTTTTGGCGGCTTCTACTTGTCGATGCGTGTTGGGGCAGTGATCTTTGATCTCGATCTTGTGAGGCATATATTAGTTAAAGATTTCGGGAATTTCAGCAGTCGCGGCGCATACTACAATGAGAAAGATGACCCGATTTCGGCGCATGTGTTCAATTTGGACGGTACAGGCTGGCGGAATATGCGCGCCAAACTAACGCCCACCTTCACATCGGCCAAGATGAAGTTCATGTTTCCAACGGTGGTGGAGGTGGCAAAGGAATTTGTAAAGGTACTACAACAAGAAGTGGAGCAGCAGAATGCAGGCAAAGCTAACGGCGCCACTCAGTCGCACAAGGCACAAAACGCTGTGACGAGTGACGACGCGTTAATGCAGGGCATTGAAGTTAGGGATTTGCTGGCACGCTTCACCACTGACGTCATCGGTAGTTGTGCATTCGGACTGGACTGCAATAGTTTGCACGAGCCGGACACACAATTTCGCGTTATGGGCAAAAAGATCTTTGGTGAACGCAGACATGGTCGCATTGTGTTCGGTTTTGCGCAGGCCTACCCAGAGCTATCTCGTAAATTGGGCATCAAAATGACTCCAGATGATATCAGTGAATTCTTTCAGAAAGTAGTGCACGATACCGCTGCGCACAGAGAGAAAGAAGGTGTACAGCGCAATGATTTTATGAATCTCTTGTTGGAGCTGAAAAAACAAGAAGATGGCTTGAGCTTGGAGCAGATTACTGCGCAGGCATTCGTTTTCTTCATCGCTGGCTTTGAAACGAGTTCTAGTACAATGGGTTTCGCGCTGTATGAGCTCGCATTGAATCAGGAAATACAAGCTAAGGCGCGCGCCGAGATTGAGACGGTATTGGCGCGCTTCGATGGGCAATTCACATACGAGTGTATGCGTGAAATGCAATATTTGCACCAGATCTTTTGTG AAACACTGCGCAAATACTCCGTCGCCTCGATAATCATGCGCAAGACACTGAACAACTATCAGGTGCCGAATACCAAGTATGTAATCGAGAAAGGTGTGGTTATTGTTATACCCATTGATGCTATACATCGCGATCCCGAAATATATCCTGATCCCGAGCGTTTCGACCCCACACGTTTTGAACGGGAGGCAATAGCCAAGCGCCATCCTATGGCTTGGCTGCCCTTCGGCGAGGGGCCACGCAATTGCATTGGACTGCGCTTCGGTAAAATGCAAGCCATGGTGGGCTTGGCTTTATTGCTGAAACATTTCAAATTCACGCTGGCACCTAAGACTAAAGTGCcgctagaaattaaaaaagaaagttttgtGTTGGCGAGCAACGATGGCATTCATTTGCATGTGGAGCCAATCGCAAGCGCCAAATGA